CTTCcggactggggaaaaaaaaaaatcagtccagCAGCTTAAAGTTCTCTCTACAGTGACTTGTATCCTGTGAATGCTCAGGGTCCGAGGAATAAAGACTGGAATCTCGcactggaggctggaagttgCCTGGGAGAGAAGATTGCCGCAGAAGAAATGGCGGCTGTGCAAAAGTTGCCACAACGCGGAAGGCTTATCCCGCTCTGCTTTCTTTTGGCCGTCTTGTGGGAAGTCGGAGCTGGGCAGATGCACTATTCTGTGCCAGAAGAGATTGACAAAGGCTCCTTCGTGGGTGACATCGCCAAGGACCTGGGGCTGGAGCCCCTGGCACTGTCAGAGCGCGGAGTCCGCATCGTCTCCAGAGGTAGGACGCAGCTTTTTGCTCTGAATCCGCGAAGCGGCAGTTTGGTCACCGCGGACAGGATAGACCGGGaggagctctgtgctcagagtgtGCGGTGCTTGGTGAATTTTAACATACTCCTGGAAGACAAATTGAACATTTATTCAGTAGAGGTGGAAATAACAGATATTAATGATAATGCCCCTCGCTTTGGAGTAGAGGAACTAGagttaaaaataagtgaaacgACTACGCCAGGATTCCGAATCCCCCTAAAGAGTGCGCATGATGCGGACGTAGGAGAAAATGCTCTTCAGAAGTACGAACTGAACCCAAATGACCACTTCTCCCTGGATGTGCGAAGCGGAGTGGATGGGAACAAGCACCCTGAGCTGGTGTTGGAGCTCGCCCTGGACCGCGAGGAAAAGGCCGTTCACCACCTTGTCCTTGTGGCTTTGGATGGGGGCAGTCCGGTGCGATCTGGCACCTCCCGCATCCGCGTGACCGTTCTGGATGCGAACGACAACGCGCCTATATTTACACAGCCTGAGTACCGTGTAAGCGTTCCTGAGAATATGCCCGTAGGCACCCGGATACTCACAGTGACCGCCACTGACACAGATGAGGGATACAATGCCCAAGTGAcatattttcaagagaaaaaccCGGGAGAAACCTCAGAGGTATTTGAGCTTGAGTCAACATCTGGAGATATAACAATCACAAAGAGCCTAGATTTTGAGGATGCCGAAGTCCATGAAATTGATATCGAAGCTCAGGATGGTCCAGGTCTTCTGACCAGGACAAAGGTTATTGTGACAGTTCTGGATGTGAATGACAATGCCCCAGAATTTTACATGACATCTGCTACTAGCTCAATTCCTGAAGACTGTCCCCCAGGAACCATAATTGCACTTTTCAATGTACATGACAGAGACTCTGGGCAGAATGCATTTATCACATGTTCACTCCCTGAGAACCTTCCTTTCAAGTTAGAAAGATCTGTGGACAATTACCACCGACTGGTTACAACCAGAGCCCTTGACAGGGAACAGTTTTCCTTTTACAATGTCACTGTGACTGCTAAAGATGGAGGGAAACCATCTCTGTCCACAGATGCTTACATTTTGCTGCAGGTGGCAGACATCAATGACAAcccacccaccttcccccacATGTCCTACTCTGCCTACATTCCTGAAAATAATCCCAAAGGTGCCTCCATCATTTCTGTGGAGGCCCATGACCCTGA
This Ursus arctos isolate Adak ecotype North America unplaced genomic scaffold, UrsArc2.0 scaffold_5, whole genome shotgun sequence DNA region includes the following protein-coding sequences:
- the LOC113255376 gene encoding protocadherin gamma-A2 isoform X7; this translates as MAAVQKLPQRGRLIPLCFLLAVLWEVGAGQMHYSVPEEIDKGSFVGDIAKDLGLEPLALSERGVRIVSRGRTQLFALNPRSGSLVTADRIDREELCAQSVRCLVNFNILLEDKLNIYSVEVEITDINDNAPRFGVEELELKISETTTPGFRIPLKSAHDADVGENALQKYELNPNDHFSLDVRSGVDGNKHPELVLELALDREEKAVHHLVLVALDGGSPVRSGTSRIRVTVLDANDNAPIFTQPEYRVSVPENMPVGTRILTVTATDTDEGYNAQVTYFQEKNPGETSEVFELESTSGDITITKSLDFEDAEVHEIDIEAQDGPGLLTRTKVIVTVLDVNDNAPEFYMTSATSSIPEDCPPGTIIALFNVHDRDSGQNAFITCSLPENLPFKLERSVDNYHRLVTTRALDREQFSFYNVTVTAKDGGKPSLSTDAYILLQVADINDNPPTFPHMSYSAYIPENNPKGASIISVEAHDPDSDDNAHITYSLTEDTLQGAPLSSYISINSDTGIVYALRSFDYEQFQDLQLWLTAWDNGNPPLSSNVSLSIFVLDQNDNAPEILYPALPTDGSTGVELAPRSAEPGYLVTKVVAVDRDSGQNAWLSYRLLKASEPGLFAVGLHTGEVRTARALLDRDALKQSLVVAVQDHGQPPLSATVTLTVAVADSIPDVLADLGSIRTPGDPDDSDLTLYLVVAVAAVSCVFLAFVIVLLALRLRRWHASRLLQASGGGLVGVPASHFVGVDGVPAFLQTYSHEVSLTADSRESHVIFPQPNYADTLISQESCEKKDFLSAPQSLLEDKGEETFSQQAPPNTDWRFSQAQRPGTSGSQNGDETGTWPNNQFDTEMLQAMILASASEAADGSSTLGGGAGTMGLSARYGPQFTLQHVPDYRQNVYIPGSNATLTNAAGKRDGKAPAGGNGNKKKSGKKEKK